A portion of the Drosophila sechellia strain sech25 chromosome 2R, ASM438219v1, whole genome shotgun sequence genome contains these proteins:
- the LOC6608476 gene encoding histidine decarboxylase isoform X3 has protein sequence MDFKEYRQRGKEMVDYIADYLENIRERRVFPDVSPGYMRQLLPESAPIEGEPWPKIFSDVERIVMPGITHWQSPHMHAYFPALNSMPSLLGDMLADAINCLGFTWASSPACTELEIIVMNWLGKMIGLPDAFLHLSSQSQGGGVLQTTASEATLVCLLAGRTRAIQRFHERHPGYQDAEINARLVAYCSDQAHSSVEKAALIGLVRMRYIEADEDLAMRGKLLREAIEDDIKQGLVPFWVCATLGTTGSCSFDNLEEIGIVCAEHHLWLHVDAAYAGSAFICPEFRTWLRGIERADSIAFNPSKWLMVHFDATALWVRDSTAVHRTFNVEPLYLQHENSGVAVDFMHWQIPLSRRFRALKVWFVLRSYGIKGLQRHIREGVRLAQKFEALVLADHRFELPAKRHLGLVVFRIRGDNEITEKLLKRLNHRGNLHCIPSSLKGQYVIRFTITSTHTTLDDIVKDWMEIRQVASSVLEEMNITISNRVYLKETKEKNEAFGSSLLLSNSPLSPKVVNGSFAAIFDADEFLAKTYAGVRIAHQESPSMRRRVRGILMSGKQFSLDSHMDVVVQTTLDAGNGATRISTTNSYGRTTSAAQATSERQASIQEDNEESPEGMKPRN, from the exons ATGGACTTCAAGGAATACCGCCAAAGGG GCAAGGAGATGGTCGACTATATTGCGGACTATCTGGAGAACATCCGGGAACGCCGAGTTTTTCCGGATGTGAGTCCCGGCTACATGCGCCAGTTACTGCCGGAGTCCGCTCCGATCGAAGGAGAACCGTGGCCGAAAATATTCTCGGATGTGGAGCGGATTGTGATGCCGGGCATAACCCACTGGCAGTCGCCTCACATGCACGCCTACTTTCCGGCCCTCAACTCCATGCCTTCCCTACTGGGCGACATgctggcggatgcgattaactGCCTGGGATTCACCTGGGCGAGCTCACCGGCCTGCACCGAACTGGAGATCATAGTGATGAACTGGCTGGGCAAGATGATCGGTCTGCCGGATGCCTTTCTCCACCTGAGCTCCCAAAGTCAGGGCGGCGGAGTGCTGCAGACCACTGCCAGTGAAGCTACTCTAGTTTGTCTGCTGGCGGGACGGACTCGGGCTATCCAGCGATTCCATGAGCGACATCCTGGCTACCAGGATGCGGAGATCAATGCCCGGCTGGTGGCCTACTGCTCCGATCAGGCGCACTCCAGTGTGGAGAAGGCGGCGCTCATTG GACTCGTGAGGATGCGTTACATCGAGGCGGATGAGGACCTGGCGATGCGCGGCAAACTGTTGCGCGAGGCCATCGAGGATGACATTAAGCAGGGCCTGGTCCCCTTCTGG gtcTGCGCCACGCTCGGAACCACCGGCAGCTGCAGCTTCGATAACCTGGAGGAG ATTGGAATCGTGTGCGCGGAGCACCACCTGTGGCTCCACGTGGACGCCGCGTACGCCGGCAGCGCCTTCATCTGCCCGGAGTTTCGCACCTGGCTGCGTGGCATTGAGCGGGCGGATTCGATAGCCTTCAATCCGTCCAAGTGGCTGATGGTGCACTTCGATGCGACCGCATTGTGGGTTCGGGATAGCACCGCTGTCCACAGGACCTTCAATGTGGAGCCGCTGTATCTGCAGCACGAGAATTCCGGAGTGGCAGTGGACTTCATGCACTGGCAGATACCGCTGAGTCGCAGATTCCGTGCCCTGAAGGTGTGGTTCGTCCTGCGATCCTACGGGATTAAAGGACTACAGCGCCACATCCGCGAAGGCGTTCGATTGGCTCAGAAATTCGAAGCCCTCGTCCTGGCCGATCATCGTTTCGAGCTGCCCGCCAAAAGGCATCTTGGCCTGGTGGTATTTCGGATACGCGGCGATAACGAGATCACCGAGAAGTTGCTGAAGAGGCTGAATCACCGCGGCAACCTGCATTGCATTCCATCGTCGCTGAAGGGACAGTATGTCATCCGGTTCACCATCACCTCGACGCACACGACCTTGGACGATATCGTCAAGGATTGGATGGAGATCCGTCAGGTGGCCTCCTCTGTGCTGGAGGAGATGAACATCACAATTTCGAATCGCGTCTATCTCAAGG AAACCAAGGAGAAAAACGAAGCTTTCGGCTCGAGTCTTCTGCTGTCGAATTCTCCGCTCTCGCCCAAGGTGGTAAACGGCTCCTTTGCGGCCATATTCGATGCGGATGAGTTCCTGGCCAAAACCTATGCCGGCGTTCGGATAGCG CACCAGGAATCGCCATCGATGAGACGACGTGTGCGTGGCATCCTCATGTCGGGCAAGCAGTTCTCGCTGGACTCCCACATGGACGTGGTGGTTCAGACGACCCTAGACGCCGGCAATGGAGCCACTCGTATTAGCACCACCAACTCCTATGGCCGCACCACTTCGGCGGCCCAGGCCACCTCGGAGAGGCAGGCCAGCATCCAGGAGGACAACGAGGAGTCGCCGGAAGGTATGAAGCCCAG aAACTGA
- the LOC6608477 gene encoding uncharacterized protein LOC6608477, translated as MEDRRQRMRAYRRARRKFACVVYMVTIAWMVLALLQWLLVSLISDISVTFTDFYWISVIFFAVAMVMVTLFIFFEKIRFIIGLNWLITVLIVEFVIIGIFALVARTLWQDLIMWFFICVLLVFLFVLLGSIIPHDLTLDVVILFVMAFIFLIVTVFFVMMHILIDMPYSFVVFQIFISIIVLLFVMYHAQTINGGRFAEMRLNDHLLASLILFHDFIIIFLLTFYAQIIYKFASKAAVTTRSPLEGSWLQTTPTNGDEVVEDNDEDTDEGPTALGSEGSPGVNAS; from the exons ATGGAGGACCGCCGCCAGAGAATGCGGGCATATCGGCGGGCCCGTCGGAAGTTTGCATGCGTCGTCTACATGGTGACCATAGCCTGGATGGTCCTGGCCCTCTTGCAGTGGCTCCTGGTCAGCCTGAT ATCGGACATAAGTGTGACCTTTACAGACTTTTACTGGATTAGCGTGATCTTCTTCGCGGTGGCCATGGTAATGGTCACGCTGTTCATATTCTTCGAGAAGATCCGCTTCATCATTGGCCTCAACTGGCTGATCACCGTGCTTATA GTGGAGTTTGTGATAATTGGTATTTTCGCTCTGGTGGCAAGAACTCTTTGGCAGGACTTGATAATGTGGTTTTTCATCTGTGTGCTGCTGGTCTTCCTGTTTGTGCTGCTGGGATCCATTATACCC CACGATCTTACATTGGACGTTGTAATACTGTTTGTAATGGCCTTTATTTTCCTGATCGTCACCGTATTCTTTGTCATGATGCACATTCTGATCGATATGCCGTACTCCTTTGTGGTATTCCAGATCTTCATAAGCATTATTGTGCTCTTG TTCGTGATGTACCATGCCCAGACGATCAATGGTGGACGCTTTGCCGAGATGCGGCTGAACGATCACCTGCTGGCCTCGCTCATCCTCTTCCACGACTTTATCATCATCTTCCTGCTCACCTTCTATGCACAGATTATCTACAAGTTCGCTTCGAAGGCCGCTGTAACCACGAGATCTCCGTTAGAGGGCAGCTGGTTGCAGACGACACCGACTAATGGGGATGAAGTCGTGGAAGACAATGACGAGGACACCGATGAAGGACCGACGGCATTGGGCAGTGAGGGCTCCCCAGGTGTAAATGCATCATAA
- the LOC6608476 gene encoding histidine decarboxylase isoform X2, which yields MDFKEYRQRGKEMVDYIADYLENIRERRVFPDVSPGYMRQLLPESAPIEGEPWPKIFSDVERIVMPGITHWQSPHMHAYFPALNSMPSLLGDMLADAINCLGFTWASSPACTELEIIVMNWLGKMIGLPDAFLHLSSQSQGGGVLQTTASEATLVCLLAGRTRAIQRFHERHPGYQDAEINARLVAYCSDQAHSSVEKAALIGLVRMRYIEADEDLAMRGKLLREAIEDDIKQGLVPFWVCATLGTTGSCSFDNLEEIGIVCAEHHLWLHVDAAYAGSAFICPEFRTWLRGIERADSIAFNPSKWLMVHFDATALWVRDSTAVHRTFNVEPLYLQHENSGVAVDFMHWQIPLSRRFRALKVWFVLRSYGIKGLQRHIREGVRLAQKFEALVLADHRFELPAKRHLGLVVFRIRGDNEITEKLLKRLNHRGNLHCIPSSLKGQYVIRFTITSTHTTLDDIVKDWMEIRQVASSVLEEMNITISNRVYLKETKEKNEAFGSSLLLSNSPLSPKVVNGSFAAIFDADEFLAKTYAGVRIAESPSMRRRVRGILMSGKQFSLDSHMDVVVQTTLDAGNGATRISTTNSYGRTTSAAQATSERQASIQEDNEESPEETELLSLCRTGNLPSPEHAHSLSTPSRSCSSSPHSLTHSLTQSSPRSSPVNQFRPITLCAVPSQSQLSMPVAMPLPNRNVTVSVDSLLTPVTTCNVYHGKRFLEPLENLAHTSASFSSSIFRLPTPMATPTRESPEDPDWPAKTFSQLLLERYSSQSHSLGNNSSTESSSLSGGATPTPTPLSSLDELVTPLLLSFASPSQPMLSAHGTGEGQREQGSDSDATVCSTTSSMESL from the exons ATGGACTTCAAGGAATACCGCCAAAGGG GCAAGGAGATGGTCGACTATATTGCGGACTATCTGGAGAACATCCGGGAACGCCGAGTTTTTCCGGATGTGAGTCCCGGCTACATGCGCCAGTTACTGCCGGAGTCCGCTCCGATCGAAGGAGAACCGTGGCCGAAAATATTCTCGGATGTGGAGCGGATTGTGATGCCGGGCATAACCCACTGGCAGTCGCCTCACATGCACGCCTACTTTCCGGCCCTCAACTCCATGCCTTCCCTACTGGGCGACATgctggcggatgcgattaactGCCTGGGATTCACCTGGGCGAGCTCACCGGCCTGCACCGAACTGGAGATCATAGTGATGAACTGGCTGGGCAAGATGATCGGTCTGCCGGATGCCTTTCTCCACCTGAGCTCCCAAAGTCAGGGCGGCGGAGTGCTGCAGACCACTGCCAGTGAAGCTACTCTAGTTTGTCTGCTGGCGGGACGGACTCGGGCTATCCAGCGATTCCATGAGCGACATCCTGGCTACCAGGATGCGGAGATCAATGCCCGGCTGGTGGCCTACTGCTCCGATCAGGCGCACTCCAGTGTGGAGAAGGCGGCGCTCATTG GACTCGTGAGGATGCGTTACATCGAGGCGGATGAGGACCTGGCGATGCGCGGCAAACTGTTGCGCGAGGCCATCGAGGATGACATTAAGCAGGGCCTGGTCCCCTTCTGG gtcTGCGCCACGCTCGGAACCACCGGCAGCTGCAGCTTCGATAACCTGGAGGAG ATTGGAATCGTGTGCGCGGAGCACCACCTGTGGCTCCACGTGGACGCCGCGTACGCCGGCAGCGCCTTCATCTGCCCGGAGTTTCGCACCTGGCTGCGTGGCATTGAGCGGGCGGATTCGATAGCCTTCAATCCGTCCAAGTGGCTGATGGTGCACTTCGATGCGACCGCATTGTGGGTTCGGGATAGCACCGCTGTCCACAGGACCTTCAATGTGGAGCCGCTGTATCTGCAGCACGAGAATTCCGGAGTGGCAGTGGACTTCATGCACTGGCAGATACCGCTGAGTCGCAGATTCCGTGCCCTGAAGGTGTGGTTCGTCCTGCGATCCTACGGGATTAAAGGACTACAGCGCCACATCCGCGAAGGCGTTCGATTGGCTCAGAAATTCGAAGCCCTCGTCCTGGCCGATCATCGTTTCGAGCTGCCCGCCAAAAGGCATCTTGGCCTGGTGGTATTTCGGATACGCGGCGATAACGAGATCACCGAGAAGTTGCTGAAGAGGCTGAATCACCGCGGCAACCTGCATTGCATTCCATCGTCGCTGAAGGGACAGTATGTCATCCGGTTCACCATCACCTCGACGCACACGACCTTGGACGATATCGTCAAGGATTGGATGGAGATCCGTCAGGTGGCCTCCTCTGTGCTGGAGGAGATGAACATCACAATTTCGAATCGCGTCTATCTCAAGG AAACCAAGGAGAAAAACGAAGCTTTCGGCTCGAGTCTTCTGCTGTCGAATTCTCCGCTCTCGCCCAAGGTGGTAAACGGCTCCTTTGCGGCCATATTCGATGCGGATGAGTTCCTGGCCAAAACCTATGCCGGCGTTCGGATAGCG GAATCGCCATCGATGAGACGACGTGTGCGTGGCATCCTCATGTCGGGCAAGCAGTTCTCGCTGGACTCCCACATGGACGTGGTGGTTCAGACGACCCTAGACGCCGGCAATGGAGCCACTCGTATTAGCACCACCAACTCCTATGGCCGCACCACTTCGGCGGCCCAGGCCACCTCGGAGAGGCAGGCCAGCATCCAGGAGGACAACGAGGAGTCGCCGGAAG aAACTGAATTGCTGTCACTGTGCAGGACCGGCAATTTACCCAGTCCCGAGCACGCCCACTCCCTATCCACTCCTAGTCGCAGCTGTAGCTCCAGCCCCCACTCACTGACCCACTCTCTCACTCAATCCTCGCCGCGATCCTCACCAGTCAACCAATTTCGACCCATTACTTTGTGCGCAGTGCCCAGTCAAAGCCAACTTTCAATGCCTGTTGCCATGCCCCTGCCCAATCGCAATGTCACCGTGTCCGTGGATAGCCTCCTGACCCCGGTCACCACCTGCAACGTTTACCATGGCAAGCGGTTTCTGGAGCCCCTCGAGAATCTCGCCCATACCAGTGCCTccttcagcagcagcatcttCCGCCTGCCGACACccatggccacgcccacccggGAATCGCCTGAGGATCCGGACTGGCCGGCGAAGACCTTCagccagctgctgctggagcgCTACTCCTCGCAGTCCCACTCCCTGGGCAATAACTCCTCGACGGAGAGCAGCAGTCTCAGCGGCGGGGCCACTCCCACGCCCACTCCCCTGAGCAGCCTGGATGAACTGGTGACGCCACTGCTGCTCTCATTCGCATCCCCCTCGCAGCCGATGCTCTCCGCCCATGGCACTGGGGAGGGTCAGCGGGAGCAGGGCAGCGACTCGGATGCCACCGTTTGCTCGACAACCTCATCGATGGAGTCGCTTTAA
- the LOC6608475 gene encoding THAP domain-containing protein 11, whose protein sequence is MWEINSNIGTSTSRSRGTLPTVLTWSGSNGAGTTECCSAALQPSSDDALHVQQQQQQQQHQQQQQQQQQQQQQQQDTKTRMTTTTGKRGGHRYRSRLSHRSTATIAAY, encoded by the coding sequence ATGTGGGAAATCAACAGCAACATTggcacatccacatccagatCCAGAGGCACACTTCCAACTGTTTTGACGTGGTCGGGTTCCAATGGCGCTGGCACTACCGAATGCTGCAGCGCAGCCTTGCAGCCATCCAGCGACGACGCGTTGcatgtgcagcagcagcagcaacagcagcaacatcagcagcagcagcaacagcaacagcagcaacaacagcagcagcaggatacGAAAACGAGGATGACAACGACCACAGGCAAACGCGGAGGACACAGATACAGAAGCAGGCTCAGTCACCGAAGCACAGCAACAATTGCTGCATATTAG
- the LOC116800409 gene encoding putative uncharacterized protein DDB_G0286333 — MSSGINCREIFVFLEILIWNQAKQRNRQNNEHSSSNNKETNSSSGNNNTNKQHNKNHSNRSNNNNAVKVIKQQQQQKLQQQQLPKATKNKNLNSNNNSNSNSNNLHLLQKG; from the coding sequence ATGTCTTCCGGAATTAATTGTCGTGaaattttcgtatttttggaaattttgATTTGGAATCAAGCAAAACAGAGAAATCGACAAAACAATGAGcatagcagcagcaacaacaaggaaaccaacagcagcagcggcaacaacaacaccaacaagCAACACAATAAAAATCACAGCAACcgtagcaacaacaacaacgcagTGAAAGTGataaagcagcagcaacaacaaaagctacagcaacaacaactgcccaaagcaaccaaaaacaaaaacttaaatagcaataacaatagcaacagcaacagcaacaatctGCACTTACTGCAAAAGGGCTAA
- the LOC6608476 gene encoding histidine decarboxylase isoform X1, producing the protein MDFKEYRQRGKEMVDYIADYLENIRERRVFPDVSPGYMRQLLPESAPIEGEPWPKIFSDVERIVMPGITHWQSPHMHAYFPALNSMPSLLGDMLADAINCLGFTWASSPACTELEIIVMNWLGKMIGLPDAFLHLSSQSQGGGVLQTTASEATLVCLLAGRTRAIQRFHERHPGYQDAEINARLVAYCSDQAHSSVEKAALIGLVRMRYIEADEDLAMRGKLLREAIEDDIKQGLVPFWVCATLGTTGSCSFDNLEEIGIVCAEHHLWLHVDAAYAGSAFICPEFRTWLRGIERADSIAFNPSKWLMVHFDATALWVRDSTAVHRTFNVEPLYLQHENSGVAVDFMHWQIPLSRRFRALKVWFVLRSYGIKGLQRHIREGVRLAQKFEALVLADHRFELPAKRHLGLVVFRIRGDNEITEKLLKRLNHRGNLHCIPSSLKGQYVIRFTITSTHTTLDDIVKDWMEIRQVASSVLEEMNITISNRVYLKETKEKNEAFGSSLLLSNSPLSPKVVNGSFAAIFDADEFLAKTYAGVRIAHQESPSMRRRVRGILMSGKQFSLDSHMDVVVQTTLDAGNGATRISTTNSYGRTTSAAQATSERQASIQEDNEESPEETELLSLCRTGNLPSPEHAHSLSTPSRSCSSSPHSLTHSLTQSSPRSSPVNQFRPITLCAVPSQSQLSMPVAMPLPNRNVTVSVDSLLTPVTTCNVYHGKRFLEPLENLAHTSASFSSSIFRLPTPMATPTRESPEDPDWPAKTFSQLLLERYSSQSHSLGNNSSTESSSLSGGATPTPTPLSSLDELVTPLLLSFASPSQPMLSAHGTGEGQREQGSDSDATVCSTTSSMESL; encoded by the exons ATGGACTTCAAGGAATACCGCCAAAGGG GCAAGGAGATGGTCGACTATATTGCGGACTATCTGGAGAACATCCGGGAACGCCGAGTTTTTCCGGATGTGAGTCCCGGCTACATGCGCCAGTTACTGCCGGAGTCCGCTCCGATCGAAGGAGAACCGTGGCCGAAAATATTCTCGGATGTGGAGCGGATTGTGATGCCGGGCATAACCCACTGGCAGTCGCCTCACATGCACGCCTACTTTCCGGCCCTCAACTCCATGCCTTCCCTACTGGGCGACATgctggcggatgcgattaactGCCTGGGATTCACCTGGGCGAGCTCACCGGCCTGCACCGAACTGGAGATCATAGTGATGAACTGGCTGGGCAAGATGATCGGTCTGCCGGATGCCTTTCTCCACCTGAGCTCCCAAAGTCAGGGCGGCGGAGTGCTGCAGACCACTGCCAGTGAAGCTACTCTAGTTTGTCTGCTGGCGGGACGGACTCGGGCTATCCAGCGATTCCATGAGCGACATCCTGGCTACCAGGATGCGGAGATCAATGCCCGGCTGGTGGCCTACTGCTCCGATCAGGCGCACTCCAGTGTGGAGAAGGCGGCGCTCATTG GACTCGTGAGGATGCGTTACATCGAGGCGGATGAGGACCTGGCGATGCGCGGCAAACTGTTGCGCGAGGCCATCGAGGATGACATTAAGCAGGGCCTGGTCCCCTTCTGG gtcTGCGCCACGCTCGGAACCACCGGCAGCTGCAGCTTCGATAACCTGGAGGAG ATTGGAATCGTGTGCGCGGAGCACCACCTGTGGCTCCACGTGGACGCCGCGTACGCCGGCAGCGCCTTCATCTGCCCGGAGTTTCGCACCTGGCTGCGTGGCATTGAGCGGGCGGATTCGATAGCCTTCAATCCGTCCAAGTGGCTGATGGTGCACTTCGATGCGACCGCATTGTGGGTTCGGGATAGCACCGCTGTCCACAGGACCTTCAATGTGGAGCCGCTGTATCTGCAGCACGAGAATTCCGGAGTGGCAGTGGACTTCATGCACTGGCAGATACCGCTGAGTCGCAGATTCCGTGCCCTGAAGGTGTGGTTCGTCCTGCGATCCTACGGGATTAAAGGACTACAGCGCCACATCCGCGAAGGCGTTCGATTGGCTCAGAAATTCGAAGCCCTCGTCCTGGCCGATCATCGTTTCGAGCTGCCCGCCAAAAGGCATCTTGGCCTGGTGGTATTTCGGATACGCGGCGATAACGAGATCACCGAGAAGTTGCTGAAGAGGCTGAATCACCGCGGCAACCTGCATTGCATTCCATCGTCGCTGAAGGGACAGTATGTCATCCGGTTCACCATCACCTCGACGCACACGACCTTGGACGATATCGTCAAGGATTGGATGGAGATCCGTCAGGTGGCCTCCTCTGTGCTGGAGGAGATGAACATCACAATTTCGAATCGCGTCTATCTCAAGG AAACCAAGGAGAAAAACGAAGCTTTCGGCTCGAGTCTTCTGCTGTCGAATTCTCCGCTCTCGCCCAAGGTGGTAAACGGCTCCTTTGCGGCCATATTCGATGCGGATGAGTTCCTGGCCAAAACCTATGCCGGCGTTCGGATAGCG CACCAGGAATCGCCATCGATGAGACGACGTGTGCGTGGCATCCTCATGTCGGGCAAGCAGTTCTCGCTGGACTCCCACATGGACGTGGTGGTTCAGACGACCCTAGACGCCGGCAATGGAGCCACTCGTATTAGCACCACCAACTCCTATGGCCGCACCACTTCGGCGGCCCAGGCCACCTCGGAGAGGCAGGCCAGCATCCAGGAGGACAACGAGGAGTCGCCGGAAG aAACTGAATTGCTGTCACTGTGCAGGACCGGCAATTTACCCAGTCCCGAGCACGCCCACTCCCTATCCACTCCTAGTCGCAGCTGTAGCTCCAGCCCCCACTCACTGACCCACTCTCTCACTCAATCCTCGCCGCGATCCTCACCAGTCAACCAATTTCGACCCATTACTTTGTGCGCAGTGCCCAGTCAAAGCCAACTTTCAATGCCTGTTGCCATGCCCCTGCCCAATCGCAATGTCACCGTGTCCGTGGATAGCCTCCTGACCCCGGTCACCACCTGCAACGTTTACCATGGCAAGCGGTTTCTGGAGCCCCTCGAGAATCTCGCCCATACCAGTGCCTccttcagcagcagcatcttCCGCCTGCCGACACccatggccacgcccacccggGAATCGCCTGAGGATCCGGACTGGCCGGCGAAGACCTTCagccagctgctgctggagcgCTACTCCTCGCAGTCCCACTCCCTGGGCAATAACTCCTCGACGGAGAGCAGCAGTCTCAGCGGCGGGGCCACTCCCACGCCCACTCCCCTGAGCAGCCTGGATGAACTGGTGACGCCACTGCTGCTCTCATTCGCATCCCCCTCGCAGCCGATGCTCTCCGCCCATGGCACTGGGGAGGGTCAGCGGGAGCAGGGCAGCGACTCGGATGCCACCGTTTGCTCGACAACCTCATCGATGGAGTCGCTTTAA